The Piliocolobus tephrosceles isolate RC106 chromosome 16, ASM277652v3, whole genome shotgun sequence DNA window TCCTGTTATCTTCACAGCTTTCACCCTGGTGAGACTGTCCAGATCTAGTCTGCAAACCCAGCTTAGAAGCACTGTTATAAAAATGACTGAAGAGCCCATCAAGGAGAACCTGGGAGCCCCAAAGGCTCACATGGCGGCGACGATGGAGAAGAGTCCCAAGAGTGAAGTCGTGGTCACCACAGTCCCCCTGGTCAGTGAGATTCAGTTGATGGCTGCTACAGGGGGTACCGAGCTCTCCTGCTACCGCTGCATCATCCCCTTCGCTGTGGTTGTCTTCATCGCTGGCATCGTGGTCACCGCGGTGGCTTACAGCTTCAATTCCCATGGCTCCATCATCTCCATCTTTGGCCTGGTTGTTCTGTCATCTGGACTTTTTTTACTAGCCTCCAGCGCCTTGTGCTGGAAAGTCAGACAAAGGAGCAAGAAAGCCAAGAGACGGGAGAGTCAGACAGCTCTCGTGGCAAATCAGAGAAGCTTGTTTGCTTGAGACTGAATAAGACCAAATGGTCTATTGGGCCTGGAAAACCTGCTCTGACTTTGTCACCCAATTCACCCAGAACCATGGTGGGAGAGAACAGATTTGGCATTGGAGCAGACTGGAAGAATAggggtgggagggtggaggggctTCTCCTTTGTGAGGAATGACTCATGTCTTCTTTAACGACAAACTTAATCCTAAGGGCTGTTTCTGAGACTGCAAAATCAGCTTTCTATTTACATTAAACATTTTGGGGGTCACGGGAGTGCATGGCATTAGACAGCGTTGGGTTCACCCTGTAAAGTAGccaagaaaagatgagaaaataacAAGATAGGCCTGGCACACTAGACATTTGCCTCCAAAAGAAATAACCCACAGTCTTAATATGTACCATAAAAATGTTCTGCCAAGGATCTAAATTACCTTGGGCTTCGCATATATCTATGAAAttctgtgataattttttttaatacattgatTCACCggcatctgtttttatttttcacttttaataacTCATCACTGGTGGTACTTTATCTTGAAGAGTaaactaatattttttatattttaacatcgGACAGTTTTAGCCAGTTGTAATGATGTGTCAGaagtaaagaaaaacccattaAAGGTATAGCTAATAGATGCTGTTGGGGGTTaaattaatagtaaaataatCCAATATAGCACTTTtgatgatttttatataaaaatcaagtgTACATTTCATTCAGAATAATAGATACTTATTGCTGCTAAAACTTCTTAAATGGTTGTTTCTGTTATAGTTATTTCTATTGCAGTTCCAAATTGCTATATTCCCTTGTCTCATTTGCAAGTTCTCAATTATATTTCTCTCAAATGGACAGGTTCCTTCTTTActagaggatttttgtttttatcatattgGTTTTTCATCACTTCTGAATAGTCTTAATTACATTTACTAAATTCTAAAGGAGTTCTGTGCTATTATAATTAGAAAATCAGTGTCTTTGGTCAGGAACTTTATAATGTGctattaaatgtatattacattttTGTGGAATCAGTTGTTAATTGTTTGCTTAACACATACACAAGCACCAACTATATGCCGGGCATAATGTAGATTCTCAGGCTTCTTACTCAGTTAGATCTAATACAATGCGAATAAAGTTACTGCTTGAATCCTTCAGTGGACATTGAGCTAGTCCACAGCTAGGACTCTACCCTACAACTCCAGCCAGAAATACAGCTCATTCATTTAGTTTAAACCATTTAAACTAGAATAGAAAGATAGGCATGAAGGTTTCTTAAAACTTGGAAAACAAAATCAGCCTAGCATAGCACAGTCATTGAAAGTCTTTCTATCCAGGAATTTAATTAAACATGGCAGGAGCCCTTGAGCCCTTACTACTCCCTCTTGCACAGGTAGTTTTTGTAAGTGGAAACACCCTAATAATGACTTTGCAGGTCAGATGGTGTCACATACAGATCAACATTCCTCCCCAACCAAATGCAAGTTTAGGAGGCTGTGCTCATTTCAATGCAAGTGACTCTGTGCCTTCACATACCTCTTCTCTGTGCAAAGATATTCAAagcccacacccacccacccccaccgccGCCACATTGCTGTATGAATAAATTACTCAGACAAGGTTCAAGATTCTCCAGTCTGATCCAAAAGGATGTATCCAGTTTTCATGCTCATTCTAACCCCCAAACCTCCTTATGAGTTAGCCAGAATAGACTATTCACCATTCTTGCACCCGACTCTGGTTTTCCTGCCTCTATGTCTGTCCAAACTTGTGCTTTCCCTCGCTTATAATGCATTGTTTCCTTGATTTTAATCTCCCCAAATCCTGCTTCTCATCAGTACTCAGCTCAAATGCTACCTCTTCCCAGAAGCCTTCCCTTTTATCTGAATGTAAATGCTCTTTTGTGAGTTCATCTTTTATTCTCTGATGGCACCTTTTATTTTCTGTCGTGTTCATGGCATAAGTGTTATCCTTATTCCAAAGCTCCTTAGAAGTGTGTGATAGATCCTCTTTTTAACCCTAGTGTAATACCTAACATAATGGTTTAAGCAGATTAAGTATTCAATAAGTACCTAATTAAGGTGCTAAATGagccaaagaataaaaaatcagaaagtgtATGGTTTATCCAGAATTATAGTCCATCCTAAACTcgttaaagaaaaaagtttagttCTCATTTTTCCCCCAAAGAGGCCATCTCACTCTCTATTACGCCTCCACCATAAGCAGCAGTTGGAGGTGAATATTTACTCTCTCCACTTCTCTAGCCTGACCTGGCCTTCAAAATGCTTGAAAAGCAAACTCATGATTTCCGGCCACCAGGGGGCCCCATGCTGCTATTTGAGTCCCAAAAGAAACAGTTCTATGGAATGACCTAAATTGTAATGACCAAAATGGGATCAGATCTCTCCTAGATGTGAGTTGGCAGAGATTCCCCATTTATCCCACCCTTACACACTTCCCTAAGTCACTTCACAGTGGCTATCTTGGCGTTCTGTTAGTACAGGAAAGGTTTGCCCCGTTTAGGGAGCTTCTAGTCACATTAGAAGGTATATACTATTACAGTGTAAGACACAGAGATAGTTCTACACACTGTGAATCCCAACTCCCACGAGGTGAATAAACCCAAATTGGGATTACAAATTATCACAATTATATCATAACATGTCTTTATTGGGTAAGGTCTATCTTTACAAATGGTTGTATTATATACAAATTTATGCAGATGTTGAATGAATGCACATAAAATGCATgcataaatgtattaaaaagataTTCTGACTCCTCCCTAGAATATCAGAAACCAGCTGTATCACCTAGTGGAATTCCCCCTAAACCCACGCATCCCAGAGTGCACAGAAACAAATTTTGGCCTTTTTCTGTGCAGCTGGTCTCTGGCCCAGGTGAGAACCACAGCTGCGTGGTGGCTCTGCTCTCCCCACCTTACTATCTTGTTTAGTCTAGGGAATCTTGCCTAGAGAAACTGCACAAAGAGATCATGTGATAGCAAAGAAATTTGAGGCCACAGGATGAACCCCAAAGAGACAGATCACAAACCCTCAAACCTACTTTCCACCCCCACCATCcctaaagagaaagagaggaacacaggagagagacagagagagagcgagaTGTTAAATAGATCATAGATATCCTGGTCTCCAGGGAAGTATTATGGTTTTGAACTAGGAAGATCTTGATATTAAAGTGCTTGATAGTGTAACAGGACTCAACTGTACCTGATACTCTTCACCACACTCTGAGGCTAGGAGTGTACGTGTCCATTGCACTTTACAATTGAGGAAACTGtatttcagagaggttaagtgactgtTGAGCTAAGAGCTCATAGCAGGCAAACCCTAGCACCAGGACCAATACGTTGACCACACATTGTAGTTGCCTCAGTGTCTTAAACCTTTGGGCTGCTATAGtgaaagtaccacagactgggtgacttataaacaacagaaatgtttctctcccacagttctgaaggctgcgAAGTCCAGTATCAAGGTGCCAGTATGTTCCATGTCTGGGGAAGGCCCACGTTCTGGTTCATAAGTGAagccttcttgctgtgccctcgGGATGGCAGAAGGGGCGAAGGAGTTCCCTATGGCCTGTTTTACAAGCGTGGTAGTGCTATTCAAGAGAATTTCACCTTCATAATCGAATCAActcccaaaagccccacctccaaataccacattgaagattaggtttcaacatataaattgggGGATGGAAGGGAACAGatattcagtccatagcacccaattgttttttgtttttttgtttgttttcttttttgagatggagtctcactctattgcccagtctggagtgcaacggtgcgatctcagctcactgcaatctccgccttccgggttcaagtgattcttctgcctcagcctcctgagtagctgggattacaggtgaccgccaccacgcctagctaattttttgtgtgtgttttagtagagacagggtttcaccatattggtcagactggtccccaactcctgacctcgtgatctgcccacctcagcctgccaaagtgctgggattacaggtgtgaaccaccacgcccggcctacagcACCCAGTTTTATGCTCAGCCATAACCAAAATCATTTCCAGAATGTCTCTTTAGCAAAAGGAGACAACAGAGGTATTACAACACCTACTTTTGAAAAACTCTTGTTAAAGTATAATTTACACAGAGAAAGTTGTATAGCTCAATGAATTTTCATAAACTTGTGGAATTAACATCCAGACGAAGATACTGAGTATTGCCAGCACCCAAAAGCTCCCTTTGTATCTACTTTCCATCAGTATCTCTCCGGGCGAAACCACTATCTGGCCTCTAACACCCAGTGTTGTGTTGCCTGTTTTTTAACTTTGCATCGGTGGAATCATATCGAGTATACTATTTGTTCCTGGCTTCTTCTTGTAACATTATGTTTATGAGCTACAATCTACATTGTTGTATGTAGTTATAAATGGTTCGTTCTTATTGCTGTGTAGAATTCCGTTGTATAAATACAGTATCATGTATTTATTGTTTCTACTGTTGATAAACATTTGgatagtttctgttttttaaccACTCAAGATAGTATTTTGGGTAGCCAGCCTCTAACAGGGCACCACACGATCCTGGACTCCTGGTATTCACCTGATTCTGTGGTCTCCTCCCACGCTGTCCGAGAGTTGGTTTGTGTAAACAATAGAATACGGCAGAAGGGATAGAAGTTGACTTCCAAGATGAGATTATGAAAGATATCTTGGCATcttggtttttctctcttttgattgctcccactctccctctctccctctttctctgagGGAAGCCACCTACCATGTCCTGAGGACACCCAGGCAGCCATGGAGGGGCCCATGTGGTGATAAACTGAGGCCTCCAGCCAACAACTAAAGAAGAACTAAAAACTGCCAGCCACTACCTGAGTGAGCGTGGAGGTGGATCTTTTCCCAGGGGAATCTTCCAAGGACTGTGTTCCCGGATGACAGCTTGACAGACCTCATGAGAGACCCACCCAGCCAGGGCTGCACTGTGACTTTATGGGACCTACGCACTTTTGTCTTTGTGGGCCCCTTCCTCCGTTCCAACAAAAAGGAAGTACCTCGCTCACTGGAAGGAGGGAATTGTACTAACAAGCATCGTGGGCCCTAGGCCTGGTGCCTGCTGTACCTAACGGGTACCTTGGCCCTGAACCCAGCTAAGTTATTCCCAAATTCCtcacccacagaaactgtgagataataaaggtctgttgttttaagttgctaagtTTGGGGGTAATATGTTCTGCAGCAGTAGGTAGCTAATGTTGTGCTATGAAGAAATTTCTTCTACATGATTTTtgatgtatgtatgtgcatgtttcTGTTGAGGGTAGACCCAGGTGTGAAATTCCTGGATTAAAGGACAGTATGTGTTCAGTCTTACCGgaaagttttccaaagtagtagaATTAATGTGCTCTTCCGCCAGCACTCTTGAGTCTGGATGCACTACTACATCTTCAgccattttttagtatttttcatctttttttcattttagccatttttatggGTGTAACATCTGCTTTATAAGTATTGAGAAAGGAGACGTAGCACAAGAATGTGGGCTTGATAGGGCAGAGCAAGTTAGGGACAGGAGAAGGATTTGGAATCGTGAAATAGGATTTAAATTTGGACTTTGGAGGAGCAAAGCAGTGAGAGAGAAATTCTCGGGGAAGTGCTCTGGAGATCAGGAAACCAAACTAGAGACTGGAAGTTTAAGCCGTCACAGTCCCAGCTTCAGCATTTATCAAGCATTCACTATGCTCCAAAGGTCATACTCTGAGCTCCACATGGaatatctcatttgatccttacagCAGTGAAATAGATACCATTATTGTCTTCATTTCActtagataaggaaactgagacacagatgAAGCCAATTAATTGAGATCACATAATGAGCACAACTTAGGGCCTGAGTTCAAAATCCAGAACCCACTCACTTAGCCACACTGCCTATcctgcctggtacacagtaaacTGTCAGTACCTGGTTCTTGAAGGAATGTCTCAAGTAGAAGCTGAGCAACACAATCTCAGGAGTCTAAGCTAAagagtggggccaggtggagtgactcaagcctgtaatcccagcactttggaaggctgaggcgggtggatcacgaggtcaggagttcaaaaccaacctggcaaacatggtgaaacccagtctgtactaaaaatacaagaaaattaacctggcgtgatggcgggtgcctgtaatcccagctactcaggaggctgaggcacgagaatcgcttgaaaccagaaggcagaggttgcagtgagccgagatcacaccactgcactccagcctggacgaaagagcaaaaaactctgtctcaaaaaaaaaaagaataagatcagcAACAGTTTTGAAAAACCCAGACTAAAATTAGAGATTGTTATGGAATGATTTGCCATCTGAAGCCAGGACTTTTTCTGACAACCTCCACCTATTTGTAGCATTTAACAAATATCAAAACACTCTCTTCTGAGGAGTCTCATGAGGCTCAGGACCCCAGCCACGCCTTCTGCCACCAACGATATGGCTGATGCTTTCATTCTCATCCTCCTTGAGTTTCTCTTGtggaaaattcaaaattcagaatATACACCAGCCTCAGCCTGCCACTAGAGGCACAATGTGAAGGAAGTACATATCTGGAAACCATAACACATGTCAGGGGAAATCAAAGAAGACTTCCTGTAGGTGGTGACTTGATAAGCCCGGGACAGACAAAGGAGTTAACCAGGTGATGGGAATCGAGGAGGAGCAATCAGGAGCACTGACAGAGGGAACACCACGAGTGAACACCATGAGTGAACACCGACAGGTGATGGTGAATGCTAGCCTTCAGCCTCTCCACCTCACTGGgtgaaaattaaagaatttgTTAAGGATATTTATCAACCGCAAAATTCTGTCCAAGCAAAGGGGTTAAATAACTCCAATATCCATAGAACTCAAACCTATAATCAGATAATCAAatgttcaggttttttttttttttttcttttgagacagagtcttactctgtcacccaggctggagagcaatgttgccatctcggctcactgcaatctctgcctcccatgttcaattgattctcctgcctcagcctcccaagtagctgggattacaggcacctgccaccatgcccggctaatttttgtatttttagtagagacagggtttcgttacattggccaggctggcctgaaattcctgacctcaagtgatccgactacctcggcctcccaaagtgctgggatttcaggagtgagccaccgtgtccagccaaatGTTCAGGTTCTTATATTGCATAAGCACTTCAATCTGTAAGCACTTGGGgatcattaataaaaatatattattataactaAAATCTTTCTCCTCACCATCATATCAAATACTATCTTCCTAAAGACACCATAGCACTGTGGTTAAAGCATCTGAGCTTGGAATCCAGCTTTATCACTTACTACCTGTGTATCTCCGCACAAGTctgtttctctctgcctcagtttcctcattaacaaaatgggaataatgttcGTTCATAATAGGGTTGTAGTAATTACTAATAGATTACTAGATATAAAGTGCTTGTGACAATGCCTGCTACTCAATACATTAGGTAGGATTACTGTCTGTCTCAAAGTTGACATATGCTTTGAGTGAACCTATGTGACCCATAAAACTACAGAAGCTACAAGAAAATCAGTTAAATAGGACATTAATAGAAAAACAGCAGCTTATGTCGTGAGCGAAATTGCAAATACTTAAGCTCATAGTAgtgtctagaaaaaaataaatcgcaaatactgagagaaaattcaaatccacgcatatatcaatttttttggccaaaacaaaggttCTTGATGTTCAGCATATCTATATCCAAATTTATATAGCTAAAAAGTAACTTTGATACTATCAGACTACCTAATAGAGGGCCAATTAGCATTTCCCTGGTGCTTTAAGGTGGACATAACATTTTCACTTACATTGCCTTGCTAATTATTTCCAGATACTCTACAAAATGTTATCCTCATTTCTTGATGTGGTAACTGAGACTTGGAGAGATTAAACGGCTTGCTCATGATGAAATAGTGCATATGTGATAGAAATGACTCACACCCAGATCTAGAGCTCTTCTGGCTGCAAATTCTTCTTTCCATTGCAATTTTGCCACTGTCTTGCTAATGCAGGCATTGTAGTTTCCCATGGAATGTCCTCCCTTGGGCCATGAGGTTAAGGATGGTTCATCAAGCCTTGAAACTGGTTGTGTCTACGGCTACATTCCTTCTGATTGTACCagatgtgaaaaaaatatatatatgtatgtatatatatatagtggtgAGTTAAAATCTGCATCAATATCTATAATAAGTGTAGAAACCACGTAGAAAATATAACATGATCATACAGTGTGGTTTTTTTACTAACAGGCTCATGTTACTTTGAGGtttctgttattgttgtttggggcttttgatttttgttgctgttgggtttttttgtttttgttttgttttttgttttgttttgttttgtttttatttttgagacggagtctctctctttcgcccaggctggagtgcagtggcgtgatctcagcacactgcaagctcctcctcccgagttcacgccattctcctgtctcagcctcccgagtaggtggggctacaggtgcctgccaccacccccagctaatttttttgtatttttagtagagacggggtttaaccatgttagccaggatggtctggatctcctgacctcatgatccacccgcctcagcctcccacagtgctgggattacaggcgtgagccactgtgtctggccgttgttgttgtttttaataatagaagCTTACATCTCAACAGAACTTAAGACATAGTCTTGGCTGGTGGTTTCCAAATGCCTGAGTACTGACTGCATCAGAACTTAAGAGATGGTCTTAACCGGTCGTTTCCAAATGCCTGTCTGAGTACTGACTGCATCAGAACTTAAGACATGGTCTTGACTGGTGGTTTCCAAATGCCTGTCTGAGTACTGACTGCATCAGACTCATCATAGGTGCTGACCCCAGAAATTCTGGTTAAGTAGGCTCAAAGTAGGATAAAAGTAATAATACTTTGAGCATAAAAGTAATGGGAGTAAAATCTACTTTCTATTGATATCCCCTTCCTTTCCAAGTTAATCACAAATTTTCATGGGCCATAGCCTCATGTGTGTTCTAGTCTTACTGCATTAGTTGTGGTACAACATTGGTAACTAAATGAATCAGCGATAATAGAGACTATTCACAATCTAGCCACTCAGCAGATAGTCACATCCTAAAAATACCCTTTGCCTAAGGAATCCTGAAAAGTAGTgggcacagagaagaaaactcaAACAAGAAGAGTTGAGAAAGCTCTCTGTGTTGTTTTAACATGGAGTGGATCATGCAATGTTGAGCTGCAGTGGATCTGACACCCATTGCTCACAAGTTCTCAAGTATTTTCGATGGGAAGTGTAGGCCATGtccaaaaaaaatagaatgacacTTTtgctccatctcagcctcctatcGAGAAAAGCAAACACAGATGATTTTCCATTTCAGGTTCAAATACAGAATGGATTGCTTCTTGTTTTGCTTGACTAGAGTAGTTGATGAGGGTTCAGAGACTGGCAGCCTGCCAGTCATAAATCAGTTGTGATCACATTGTGGTATGAACTCAGAAAAACAAGTAGACAAGAGTAAAGGGGTAGAGCCAGAAAAATTGTAAGTATGGAGAAGATGTGACTGTGATTATGAGTATTTCAAGCGCCCAGCACGTGGATAAAGCACATTGCCTTTCTCTACAGAGTGGCTAATTCAGAGAGAAAAGGGGtatgtggagac harbors:
- the TMEM100 gene encoding transmembrane protein 100 — protein: MTEEPIKENLGAPKAHMAATMEKSPKSEVVVTTVPLVSEIQLMAATGGTELSCYRCIIPFAVVVFIAGIVVTAVAYSFNSHGSIISIFGLVVLSSGLFLLASSALCWKVRQRSKKAKRRESQTALVANQRSLFA